From Pirellulales bacterium, the proteins below share one genomic window:
- a CDS encoding response regulator: MKTVFTTGEAAKICKVSQQTIIRCFDSGQLKGFRVPGSRFRRIPRDQLFLFMRDNGIPTDALESGKRKILIVDDDEELVELIVDVLERDGRFEVRSVNNGFDAGMMVKDYHPDLLVLDVMLPDINGKEVCQRVRSDKTMDDVRIICISGMVEEDKIDELKASGANDFLPKPFEVETLVDRICQLLEVETFSAS; this comes from the coding sequence ATGAAGACCGTCTTCACCACGGGCGAAGCAGCCAAGATCTGCAAAGTCAGCCAACAAACGATTATCCGCTGTTTCGACTCGGGGCAGTTGAAGGGATTTCGCGTCCCGGGGAGTCGTTTCCGCCGCATTCCGCGTGACCAGTTGTTTCTGTTCATGCGCGACAACGGCATTCCGACCGACGCGTTGGAAAGCGGGAAGCGCAAGATTCTGATCGTCGACGACGACGAAGAGCTGGTCGAACTGATCGTCGACGTGCTGGAGCGGGACGGCCGTTTCGAGGTGCGCAGCGTGAACAACGGCTTCGACGCCGGCATGATGGTCAAGGACTATCATCCCGACCTGCTCGTGCTCGACGTGATGCTGCCGGATATCAACGGCAAGGAAGTCTGCCAGCGCGTCCGCAGCGACAAGACGATGGACGACGTGCGGATCATCTGCATCTCGGGCATGGTCGAGGAAGACAAGATCGACGAGCTCAAGGCATCTGGCGCGAACGATTTCCTGCCGAAGCCGTTCGAGGTCGAGACGCTGGTCGATCGGATCTGCCAGTTGCTCGAGGTCGAGACCTTCTCGGCCAGCTAG